A stretch of the Hydrogenispora ethanolica genome encodes the following:
- a CDS encoding dihydroorotate dehydrogenase codes for MNEPSLEIRLAGLTLRNPVLPASGTYGYGREYLPFFAPDTFGAVVTKGVSLEPWPGNPPPRVYETPAGMLNAIGLQNPGVEAFIREAIPFLRPFQTPVIVNVVGKTIPDYVGVVERLTDYSEISGFELNISCPNVKEGGMAFGTDPETAYRVTREVRRATRKPLIVKLSPNVTDVTLIAQRVEEAGADCLSLINTLLGMAIDIRKGRPVLANVVGGLSGPAIKPVALRMVWQVYRKVSLPLIGIGGIATAADAIEFMMAGASAVAIGTGTFHDPMTPARVVAGIKEFLAEQRTDLKSLIGLAHRAIR; via the coding sequence ATGAACGAACCTTCGCTGGAAATCCGGCTGGCTGGGTTGACACTAAGAAATCCGGTGTTGCCAGCTTCCGGAACTTACGGTTACGGCCGCGAATATCTGCCGTTTTTCGCTCCGGATACGTTTGGAGCGGTGGTGACCAAAGGAGTCTCCCTGGAGCCTTGGCCGGGGAATCCGCCGCCCCGGGTCTATGAAACTCCCGCTGGAATGTTGAACGCCATCGGTTTGCAAAATCCCGGGGTTGAGGCGTTCATCCGGGAGGCTATCCCGTTTTTGCGGCCTTTTCAAACCCCAGTCATTGTCAATGTGGTTGGAAAGACTATCCCCGATTATGTGGGGGTCGTCGAGCGATTGACGGATTATTCGGAGATCTCCGGTTTTGAATTGAATATTTCCTGTCCGAATGTGAAAGAAGGCGGCATGGCTTTCGGAACTGATCCCGAGACGGCCTACCGGGTTACCCGGGAAGTGCGTCGGGCGACCCGGAAACCTTTGATTGTAAAGCTTTCGCCGAACGTCACCGATGTGACGCTCATTGCCCAGCGGGTGGAGGAGGCGGGTGCCGATTGCCTCAGCCTTATCAATACGTTGCTGGGGATGGCCATTGATATCCGAAAAGGCCGGCCGGTCCTGGCCAATGTGGTGGGCGGTCTATCGGGCCCGGCTATTAAGCCGGTGGCTTTACGAATGGTCTGGCAGGTCTACCGGAAAGTCTCCCTGCCTTTGATCGGAATCGGGGGAATCGCCACGGCGGCCGATGCGATCGAGTTCATGATGGCCGGGGCTTCGGCCGTCGCTATCGGCACGGGCACCTTCCACGACCCGATGACTCCGGCGCGGGTGGTTGCGGGGATCAAAGAGTTTCTCGCCGAACAGCGAACGGACCTAAAAAGCCTGATCGGTCTGGCGCATCGTGCGATTCGT
- a CDS encoding dihydroorotate dehydrogenase electron transfer subunit — translation MKILAPGYYRLDLLAPGLAAEARPGQFIQVRAGDDGSLDPLLARPISLYRIDRNGGSVSMIFKAVGRGTAQLAAKQRGMLMKIWGPLGNGFAIPDAAQSLALVAGGVGMPPLFCLAEELRRARPGLRVELFYGGRTQRDLLVLEQWEAADIRVHSVTEDGSYGRKGLVTAVLEAQLRQKDYDFMVACGPTPMLKAVRQVALERGIAGQLSLESYMACGVGACLGCVCKHKAGYRRVCVDGPVFAMDEVDLE, via the coding sequence ATGAAAATCTTAGCCCCGGGATATTATCGCCTGGACCTACTGGCGCCGGGCTTAGCCGCTGAGGCCAGACCGGGGCAGTTCATCCAGGTCCGGGCCGGAGATGACGGCAGCCTCGATCCGTTGCTGGCTCGTCCCATCAGCCTCTACCGGATCGACCGGAATGGCGGAAGCGTCAGCATGATTTTTAAAGCAGTCGGGCGAGGTACCGCGCAATTGGCGGCGAAGCAGCGCGGAATGTTGATGAAGATCTGGGGACCCCTTGGCAATGGTTTTGCCATCCCCGATGCGGCGCAAAGCTTGGCTCTGGTCGCCGGCGGGGTCGGCATGCCGCCCCTTTTCTGCCTGGCGGAGGAGTTGCGGCGCGCTCGGCCGGGGCTTCGGGTGGAGCTCTTTTACGGCGGGCGGACGCAGCGCGATCTCTTGGTGCTGGAGCAGTGGGAAGCGGCGGATATACGGGTCCACTCCGTCACGGAAGACGGAAGCTATGGCCGGAAGGGGCTGGTTACCGCCGTTCTTGAGGCGCAACTGCGCCAGAAAGATTACGATTTTATGGTGGCCTGCGGTCCGACTCCGATGTTGAAAGCAGTGCGCCAAGTGGCGCTGGAGCGCGGGATCGCCGGGCAATTGTCGTTGGAGTCCTATATGGCCTGCGGAGTAGGGGCATGCCTGGGTTGCGTCTGTAAACACAAGGCAGGTTATCGCCGGGTATGTGTGGATGGCCCGGTTTTCGCCATGGATGAGGTGGATTTGGAATGA
- the carB gene encoding carbamoyl-phosphate synthase large subunit, whose product MPLDQSLKKVMVIGSGPIIIGQAAEFDYAGTQACRSLKEEGLSVVLVNSNPATIMTDSNMADRVYIEPLTVDSLRQIIAKERPDGLLPTLGGQVGLNMAVKLAEAGILDEFKVRLLGTPLTAIKKAEDRQLFKQTMLEIGEPIPESAIISKLEEALIFAAKVGYPLIIRPAYTMGGTGGGIAHDRTELEEIVVRGLTLSPITQVLLEQSVAGFKEIEYEVMRDANNSCITVCNMENLDPVGIHTGDSIVVAPSQTLADREYQMLRAASLKIIRALGIEGGCNVQYALDPHSFQYYVIEVNPRVSRSSALASKATGYPIAKVAAKIAIGLHLDEIKNAVTGKTYASFEPALDYVVMKIPRWPFDKFNLADRTLNTQMKATGEVMAIDRSLEPALLKAIRSLEIGQYGLALPGAAELSREELEHAIVAADDRRLFFLVECLRRGYSIDDLNGRTQVDRFFLQKLLNIVNTEKQLSAVGYRDPEVLTAAKRLGFSDREIARLTGSREEEVRQFRYEHKLRPVYKMVDTCAAEFEAATPYFYSCYERENEAVPTGKRKIAVIGSGPIRIGQGIEFDYCSVHSVWALKDAGIEAIIINNNPETVSTDFDTGDRLYFEPLTVEDVLHILELEQPEGVIVQFGGQTAINLAAKLEQAGIRILGTSVDSIDLAEDRKRFDKLLLDLGIPKPAGRTVVSMEEALEVAKEIGFPVLVRPSYVLGGRAMEIVYNFDELRNYLTSAVKAAPEHPVLVDRYVSGRECEVDAICDGENVLIPGIMEHLERAGVHSGDSIAIYPSQHLSMGEKEKILSYTLRLAKALKVVGLINIQFVLSDDEVYCIEVNPRSSRTVPFMSKITGIPMVQVATRAILHQTLHDQGYAGGMWPEPKLIAVKAPVFSFSKLTQVDISLGPEMKSTGEVMGVDRTYAGALYKAFVAAGYNLPRGGTILATLSDRDKAEALPLLKRLSERGFRILATMGTAAYLRVRGVPVTKLNKIDEESPNILDAIKRGEVQLLVNTITRGKAPERDGFKIRRASVEHNIPCLTSLDTVTAFLHVLLALEEGWEPDSAIPIQDFRDYRYRQVI is encoded by the coding sequence ATGCCTTTGGATCAATCTCTCAAGAAAGTAATGGTTATCGGTTCAGGCCCGATTATCATCGGTCAGGCGGCTGAGTTCGATTATGCCGGTACTCAAGCCTGCCGTTCCTTAAAGGAAGAAGGGCTCTCGGTTGTGCTGGTGAATTCGAATCCGGCCACGATCATGACCGACTCCAATATGGCCGATCGCGTGTATATCGAACCGCTGACGGTGGATTCGTTGCGCCAAATCATTGCGAAGGAACGTCCCGACGGCTTATTGCCCACGCTGGGCGGGCAAGTCGGTTTGAATATGGCGGTTAAGCTGGCGGAAGCCGGTATTTTGGATGAGTTTAAAGTCCGGCTGTTGGGAACCCCTTTGACGGCGATTAAGAAAGCGGAAGATCGCCAGCTTTTTAAACAGACGATGCTGGAAATCGGCGAACCGATTCCGGAAAGCGCCATTATTTCAAAGCTGGAAGAGGCATTAATTTTTGCAGCCAAGGTGGGGTATCCGCTGATTATCCGGCCCGCCTATACCATGGGCGGGACCGGCGGCGGGATCGCCCATGACCGGACCGAGCTGGAGGAGATTGTGGTCCGCGGCTTGACGTTGAGTCCCATCACGCAAGTGTTGCTGGAGCAGTCAGTGGCCGGGTTTAAAGAGATCGAATACGAAGTAATGCGGGATGCCAACAATAGTTGTATTACGGTATGTAATATGGAGAACCTCGACCCGGTGGGGATTCATACTGGGGACAGCATCGTGGTGGCACCCAGCCAAACATTGGCCGACCGGGAGTATCAAATGCTCCGGGCGGCGTCGCTGAAGATCATTCGCGCGCTGGGAATCGAGGGCGGCTGTAACGTCCAGTATGCGCTCGATCCGCACAGCTTCCAGTATTATGTCATTGAGGTCAACCCGCGGGTCAGCCGGTCGAGCGCCTTGGCTTCCAAAGCCACCGGCTACCCCATCGCCAAGGTCGCCGCGAAGATTGCCATCGGGCTCCATCTCGACGAGATTAAAAATGCCGTCACCGGCAAGACCTACGCCTCGTTCGAACCGGCCTTGGACTATGTAGTGATGAAGATACCCCGCTGGCCGTTTGACAAGTTCAACCTAGCCGACCGTACGCTCAACACTCAAATGAAGGCGACCGGCGAGGTTATGGCAATTGACCGCTCACTGGAACCCGCTCTATTGAAGGCGATTCGCTCCCTGGAGATTGGCCAGTACGGTTTGGCATTGCCGGGAGCGGCGGAGTTGAGCCGCGAAGAACTGGAGCACGCTATCGTCGCAGCGGACGACCGGCGCCTTTTCTTCCTCGTCGAATGCTTACGGCGCGGTTATTCCATCGACGATTTAAACGGGCGCACGCAAGTGGATCGGTTCTTCCTGCAAAAGCTATTGAATATCGTTAATACCGAGAAGCAGTTGAGCGCCGTCGGCTACCGCGATCCGGAAGTTTTGACCGCGGCCAAGCGCTTGGGCTTCTCCGACCGCGAAATTGCCAGGCTCACTGGATCCCGGGAGGAAGAGGTTCGTCAGTTCCGCTATGAACACAAGTTGCGCCCGGTCTATAAAATGGTGGATACTTGCGCGGCAGAATTCGAGGCGGCTACGCCGTACTTTTATTCCTGCTACGAACGGGAAAACGAAGCCGTTCCCACTGGGAAACGCAAGATTGCCGTCATCGGGTCCGGACCGATCCGGATCGGCCAGGGTATCGAATTTGATTATTGTAGCGTCCATTCGGTATGGGCGTTGAAAGATGCCGGCATCGAAGCGATTATCATCAACAATAATCCGGAGACGGTCAGCACGGACTTTGACACCGGCGACCGGTTGTATTTTGAGCCGTTAACCGTGGAAGACGTGCTGCATATCTTGGAGTTGGAACAACCGGAGGGCGTCATTGTGCAGTTTGGCGGGCAGACCGCCATCAATCTCGCTGCCAAGCTGGAACAGGCGGGAATTCGGATCCTCGGAACCTCCGTTGATTCCATTGACTTGGCGGAGGATCGTAAACGGTTCGACAAGTTGTTGCTGGATCTAGGGATTCCCAAGCCGGCGGGGCGAACGGTCGTTTCGATGGAGGAAGCGCTGGAAGTGGCCAAGGAGATTGGTTTTCCGGTATTGGTACGGCCTTCTTACGTCTTGGGCGGACGGGCGATGGAGATCGTCTATAACTTCGACGAGCTTCGCAATTACTTGACCTCTGCCGTGAAAGCCGCTCCCGAACACCCGGTCCTGGTCGATCGCTATGTCTCGGGCCGGGAATGTGAGGTCGACGCCATCTGTGACGGAGAGAACGTGTTGATACCGGGGATTATGGAGCATCTGGAACGGGCCGGAGTCCACTCCGGAGATTCCATTGCCATCTATCCCAGCCAACATCTGAGCATGGGCGAGAAGGAAAAGATTTTAAGCTACACTTTGCGATTGGCGAAGGCTTTAAAAGTGGTCGGATTGATTAATATTCAGTTCGTCCTCTCTGACGACGAGGTGTATTGTATCGAGGTTAATCCCCGGTCGAGCCGGACGGTGCCGTTTATGAGCAAGATTACCGGAATCCCCATGGTCCAAGTAGCCACCCGGGCGATTCTCCATCAAACGTTGCATGACCAAGGTTATGCCGGGGGCATGTGGCCGGAGCCCAAGCTGATTGCGGTGAAAGCGCCCGTTTTCTCCTTTTCGAAACTAACCCAAGTCGATATTTCGTTGGGTCCGGAGATGAAATCCACCGGGGAAGTGATGGGAGTTGACCGGACTTATGCCGGGGCTCTGTATAAGGCATTTGTCGCAGCCGGTTACAATCTGCCCCGGGGTGGCACGATACTGGCCACCTTGTCGGACCGGGATAAAGCCGAAGCGCTGCCATTGCTCAAAAGACTCTCCGAAAGGGGCTTCCGCATCCTGGCGACGATGGGTACCGCCGCTTATCTGCGGGTGCGCGGCGTTCCGGTCACGAAGTTGAATAAGATCGATGAGGAGTCGCCGAACATTCTCGACGCCATCAAACGTGGCGAGGTGCAGCTGCTGGTCAATACGATCACCCGCGGGAAAGCGCCCGAACGGGATGGCTTTAAAATTCGCCGGGCCTCAGTGGAACATAATATTCCTTGTCTGACGTCTTTGGATACGGTCACTGCTTTTCTGCATGTATTGCTGGCGTTGGAAGAAGGATGGGAACCGGATTCGGCGATTCCGATTCAAGATTTTCGGGATTACCGCTATCGCCAAGTCATTTGA
- the carA gene encoding glutamine-hydrolyzing carbamoyl-phosphate synthase small subunit gives MKQARLVLEDGSIYTGQSFGAAREIGGEVVFNTGMTGYQEILTDPSYSGQIVTMTYPLIGNYGINPFDFESRRPHARGFIVKEYCPEPSNWRAELTLDAFLKQYDIPGIAGIDTRSLTKTLRSKGTMRGLITTADDSEAALLERVAAIPDLSGQDFIKGVTTDQIYSEGEGDKHVVLVDFGAKGNIVRRLAAHGCRVTVVPCDTRSTEILSMKPNGVMLSNGPGDPKDVPYAVTMVQELQGRLPIFGICLGHQIIGLALGGDTYKLKFGHRGGNHPVKNLLTGKVTITSQNHGFAVRADSLDPTETIVSHINVNDGTVEGLRHRKLPIFSVQYHPEAAPGPTDSEYLFDEFVSYL, from the coding sequence ATGAAACAGGCTCGCTTGGTACTGGAAGACGGTAGCATCTATACCGGACAATCGTTTGGAGCGGCTCGGGAGATCGGCGGTGAAGTGGTTTTTAACACCGGAATGACCGGCTATCAAGAGATCTTGACCGACCCCTCCTACAGCGGCCAGATCGTAACCATGACGTATCCGTTGATAGGAAATTACGGTATTAATCCCTTTGATTTTGAGTCCCGGCGGCCGCACGCCCGAGGCTTTATCGTCAAGGAATATTGCCCGGAACCGAGTAATTGGCGGGCGGAGCTGACCCTGGACGCCTTTTTAAAACAGTACGATATCCCCGGTATCGCCGGAATCGATACCCGTTCGCTGACCAAGACATTGCGGAGCAAAGGGACGATGCGAGGTCTAATTACCACCGCCGATGATTCCGAGGCTGCGCTCTTGGAGCGGGTGGCGGCAATCCCCGATCTTTCCGGGCAGGATTTTATCAAGGGCGTTACCACCGACCAAATCTATAGCGAGGGCGAAGGAGATAAGCACGTGGTGCTGGTGGATTTCGGCGCCAAAGGCAACATCGTTCGCCGTCTGGCCGCGCATGGCTGCCGGGTTACGGTGGTGCCATGTGATACTCGCAGCACAGAGATTTTGAGCATGAAACCCAACGGAGTCATGCTTTCCAACGGCCCCGGCGATCCCAAGGATGTGCCGTACGCCGTTACAATGGTCCAAGAACTCCAAGGCAGACTGCCGATTTTCGGAATTTGCCTGGGACACCAGATCATCGGTTTGGCACTGGGCGGTGATACCTACAAATTGAAATTCGGACATCGCGGCGGGAATCATCCGGTCAAGAATTTGCTGACCGGAAAGGTCACCATTACTTCGCAGAACCACGGTTTCGCGGTCCGCGCCGATTCCCTCGACCCGACGGAGACCATTGTGTCGCATATCAATGTCAATGACGGTACGGTGGAAGGTCTGCGCCACCGCAAGCTGCCGATCTTCTCGGTGCAATATCATCCGGAAGCGGCGCCCGGACCGACCGATTCTGAATATTTATTCGACGAATTCGTTTCCTATTTATAA
- a CDS encoding dihydroorotase → MKYCIKGGEIVNPAGEYSGVGDLLLDAGQVVAVGQELPVEDAVIIQAEGKMVLPGLIDMHCHLREPGREDEETIASGTRAAVKGGFTAVACMANTNPVADGAVVIEYVLSKARQNGWAKVYPIGAITKGLKGEELAEMGEMAEAGAVAFSDDGKTLTNPAVLRSALEYAALFDRPLLLHEEEPKLADAGVMHEGYWSTVLGLPGIPALAEDVMIARDLLIAEYTGGKVHFCHLSTAKGVGMLAEAKRRGLNVSGEATPHHFTLTDQALENYDTAFRVSPPLRSEEHREALRRGLQDGTIQVIATDHAPHSLEEKHREFALAPTGMIGLETAFSVAWTELVLGGWLTKEQLVEKLSVNPARLLNLPAGRLQPGDLADLIIVDPEWEWVVKPEEIASKSKNSPFIGRKLKARVETVWVNGILKYDGQKFVE, encoded by the coding sequence ATGAAATATTGCATTAAGGGCGGGGAGATTGTCAATCCAGCGGGCGAGTACTCCGGAGTCGGCGATCTGCTGTTGGATGCGGGCCAAGTGGTCGCGGTCGGACAGGAGTTGCCGGTCGAGGATGCCGTAATCATCCAAGCCGAAGGAAAAATGGTGCTTCCGGGCCTGATCGATATGCATTGTCATCTGCGGGAGCCCGGCCGCGAAGATGAAGAGACCATCGCCAGCGGCACCCGGGCGGCGGTCAAAGGCGGATTTACCGCCGTGGCGTGCATGGCGAATACCAATCCGGTGGCCGATGGCGCAGTCGTCATTGAATACGTTTTAAGCAAGGCGCGTCAGAATGGTTGGGCCAAGGTTTATCCCATCGGCGCCATTACCAAGGGCCTGAAGGGTGAAGAACTGGCGGAAATGGGCGAAATGGCCGAGGCCGGAGCGGTCGCATTCTCGGATGACGGCAAGACGTTGACCAATCCGGCGGTGCTTCGGTCGGCGCTGGAGTATGCAGCCTTGTTCGACCGGCCGCTGTTGCTTCACGAGGAGGAGCCGAAACTGGCCGATGCCGGGGTGATGCATGAAGGCTATTGGTCAACAGTGCTGGGCCTACCCGGAATTCCAGCCCTCGCCGAGGATGTGATGATTGCCCGTGACCTACTCATCGCCGAATATACCGGCGGCAAGGTTCATTTCTGTCATCTCAGCACTGCCAAAGGCGTGGGAATGTTGGCCGAGGCGAAGCGGCGCGGATTGAACGTCAGCGGCGAGGCGACGCCGCATCATTTCACCCTGACCGACCAAGCCCTGGAGAATTATGATACCGCCTTCCGAGTCAGCCCGCCACTGCGGAGCGAGGAGCACCGAGAAGCGCTCCGCCGGGGTTTGCAAGATGGAACAATCCAGGTCATCGCCACGGATCATGCGCCGCACTCTTTGGAAGAAAAACATCGTGAGTTCGCGCTGGCTCCCACCGGGATGATCGGCTTGGAGACGGCGTTCAGCGTCGCTTGGACCGAATTGGTGCTGGGAGGTTGGCTGACCAAGGAACAATTAGTCGAAAAGCTGTCTGTCAACCCGGCCCGGCTCTTGAACTTGCCCGCCGGCCGGCTGCAGCCCGGCGATCTGGCGGACCTTATCATCGTCGACCCCGAGTGGGAATGGGTGGTCAAGCCGGAAGAAATTGCATCGAAATCTAAAAATTCTCCTTTCATCGGCAGGAAATTAAAGGCGAGAGTTGAAACGGTTTGGGTTAACGGAATTTTAAAGTATGACGGGCAAAAATTCGTTGAATAA
- a CDS encoding aspartate carbamoyltransferase catalytic subunit → MAKLPKDLLGLRELNAEQIQLILDTATACKDIFSRDLKKVPTLRGKTVVTLFFEPSTRTRTSFEIAGKWMSADLVNLTVSSSSVAKGESFVDTARTLEAMGVDLIIIRHSLGGTPRLLADSVAAHVINAGDGAHEHPTQGLLDLYSIREKKGRIAGLNVVIVGDILHSRVAKSNIYGLTKLGAKVTVVAPPTLIPKGIGEFGVTIETDLDKALRDADVVNILRIQLERQTKAYFPTLREYSKLFGVNLSRLRQARPDLLVMHPGPANLGVEISEEVSVHDQSVITEQVTNGVAVRMALLYLLTGGGNKDEILH, encoded by the coding sequence ATGGCAAAACTCCCCAAGGATCTATTGGGATTGCGTGAACTGAATGCCGAACAGATTCAACTGATTCTGGACACGGCCACCGCCTGCAAGGACATTTTTAGCCGGGATTTGAAAAAAGTCCCGACCTTGCGCGGCAAAACGGTTGTAACCCTCTTTTTCGAACCGAGTACCCGGACCCGGACTTCCTTTGAGATTGCCGGCAAATGGATGAGCGCCGACCTGGTCAACCTGACAGTCTCCTCTAGCAGCGTGGCCAAGGGAGAGAGCTTTGTGGACACTGCCAGAACTCTGGAAGCGATGGGAGTCGATTTAATCATCATCCGGCACTCGTTGGGCGGTACTCCCAGGTTGCTTGCGGATTCGGTAGCGGCTCACGTTATCAACGCGGGAGATGGAGCGCATGAGCATCCCACCCAAGGATTGCTGGACCTCTATTCGATTCGGGAAAAGAAAGGCCGGATCGCCGGTTTGAATGTCGTCATCGTCGGAGACATCCTGCATAGCCGGGTAGCTAAGTCCAATATTTACGGTTTGACCAAGCTCGGCGCGAAGGTTACGGTGGTCGCCCCCCCGACCTTGATTCCCAAAGGAATCGGTGAATTTGGCGTGACCATCGAGACGGATTTGGACAAGGCATTACGCGACGCGGACGTGGTCAATATTCTCCGGATTCAGCTGGAACGGCAGACCAAAGCTTACTTTCCGACATTGCGCGAGTATTCCAAATTATTCGGAGTCAACTTATCCCGATTGAGACAGGCCCGCCCCGATTTATTAGTGATGCATCCCGGGCCGGCCAATCTCGGAGTAGAGATCAGCGAAGAAGTATCGGTCCACGATCAATCAGTCATCACCGAGCAGGTCACCAACGGAGTGGCGGTCCGGATGGCGCTTTTATATCTGTTAACCGGAGGAGGCAACAAAGATGAAATATTGCATTAA
- the pyrR gene encoding bifunctional pyr operon transcriptional regulator/uracil phosphoribosyltransferase PyrR, producing the protein MLKIKAQVMDEENIRRALYRLSHEITERNKGTDDLILVGIRTRGVPLANRLAEFIREHEGVSLPVGMLDITFYRDDLSLISSQPVLHRTEIPVKINNKKIILIDDVLFTGRTVRAALDALMDLGRASCIQLGVLIDRGHRELPIRADYVGKNVPTSTREVVHVKLKESDGEDCVVISENDAPPDESL; encoded by the coding sequence ATGTTAAAAATAAAAGCCCAGGTAATGGACGAAGAGAATATTCGTCGCGCTCTGTATCGCCTCTCGCATGAAATTACGGAACGCAATAAAGGAACGGATGACCTGATTCTGGTGGGAATACGCACCCGGGGAGTGCCGTTGGCCAACCGGTTGGCGGAATTCATTCGGGAGCATGAGGGAGTATCGCTTCCGGTAGGCATGTTGGATATCACATTTTACCGGGACGACTTGTCGCTCATCTCATCCCAGCCGGTATTGCACCGGACGGAGATTCCGGTGAAGATCAATAATAAAAAGATTATTCTCATTGATGATGTCTTATTCACTGGCCGGACCGTCCGAGCGGCGCTCGACGCATTAATGGATCTTGGCAGGGCATCTTGCATTCAGTTGGGAGTCCTGATTGACCGGGGTCACCGGGAACTACCCATTCGAGCCGATTATGTAGGCAAAAACGTACCGACTTCCACCAGAGAAGTAGTTCACGTAAAGCTCAAAGAGAGCGATGGCGAAGATTGTGTGGTAATTTCCGAAAACGACGCGCCACCTGACGAATCCCTTTAA
- the sigK gene encoding RNA polymerase sporulation sigma factor SigK: MEVPIFGPAVGMVVAGFFYLLGYISNNNVFPLPLTEEEESVLLARLESGDEEARNILIERNLRLVAHIVKKFDCTGEDTDDLISIGTIGLIKGIATFKRNRNTRLATYAARCIENEILMHLRTIKKNKNDILLSDPIGSDKEGNEITLLDILDTGSEVVPEQVETLLEEEKLKERLNKLSKREKKVIELRYGLIDGINKTQREISKFLGISRSYVSRIEKKALRKLYSDMNVPNGSEGNKH, translated from the coding sequence ATGGAAGTACCCATCTTCGGGCCAGCGGTCGGAATGGTTGTAGCTGGCTTCTTCTATCTTTTAGGCTATATCTCCAACAATAATGTTTTCCCACTTCCTTTAACCGAAGAAGAAGAAAGCGTTTTGCTAGCCCGCTTGGAGAGTGGAGATGAAGAAGCTAGAAATATCTTAATCGAACGGAATCTTCGGCTCGTCGCGCACATTGTCAAGAAATTCGATTGTACCGGCGAAGATACCGATGACCTGATCTCTATCGGTACGATTGGTTTAATTAAAGGAATCGCTACCTTCAAAAGGAACCGCAATACGCGATTGGCTACGTATGCGGCGCGTTGCATCGAGAATGAGATTTTGATGCACTTACGGACCATTAAAAAGAATAAGAACGATATCTTGCTTTCCGATCCGATCGGTTCCGATAAGGAAGGCAATGAGATTACTCTGCTGGATATTCTGGATACTGGTTCGGAGGTAGTCCCAGAGCAAGTCGAAACATTGCTTGAGGAGGAAAAGCTGAAAGAAAGGCTAAATAAATTATCCAAACGGGAAAAGAAAGTCATTGAACTGCGTTATGGGTTAATTGACGGAATCAATAAAACCCAGCGCGAAATATCCAAATTCTTGGGAATATCGCGGTCGTATGTATCCCGCATCGAAAAGAAAGCATTGCGTAAACTTTACTCCGACATGAATGTGCCCAATGGGAGCGAGGGAAATAAACATTGA